The following proteins are encoded in a genomic region of Synergistaceae bacterium:
- the gltB gene encoding glutamate synthase large subunit produces the protein MKQKLTQNSEEKNYGSPRHPATGLPPAQGLYDPRFERDACGIGMLVNIKGKKSHALVRDALKVLINLTHRAGAGADPAVGDGAGLLMQIPHRFLRRVCASQGLELPEEGGYGVAMMFASPDQGRRDRTLAIFETIVRSEGLEMIGLRPVPTYPEAVGQLARDICPAIIQAFIRRPESMSRDDFERKLYVISKLALAQIRNVKYISSDPYFYLSSISSRTVVYKGMLVPDQISLFYTDLRDEDVESAIALVHSRYSTNTFPSWERAHPIRYLIHNGEINTIRGNVNWVKARESLMKSEKYGEDYEKILPIINEDGSDSAMLDDFLQFMKNAGYSLPHALMMAIPEPWEKDDFMDADRKAFYEYCSCLMEPWDGPAAIAFTDGVVAGARLDRNGLRPSRYYVTKNDMLILSSEVGVLPIPEEDILKKNRLCPGKMLLIDTEEGRIIEDDEIKSRVATERPYRKWVEDNVLELENLPLASGAGQRWRDVIQSKRSANSPIPGEKALLKQFVGLESLFVHTENAEPLPFDLVESEKIFGYTWEDLNLTLRPMSEKGEEPISAMGVDAPLAILSERPQLLYNYFKQMFAQVTNPPLDALREANVTSSGVQFGSEGNLLDPGPENCRMIRAATPILSDDELLKLRNIDEKGFRSVTLPMLFSARAQGGLKKALDDLFFAADIAVESGYNILILSDQGADENRIPIPSLLAGAGLHHHLIRNKTRPSVSIVLESGEPRETHHFAALVGYGVDAVNPWLAYRVVEDMSADPEMALRNYRDALTKGIVKTASKMGISTVRSYHGAQIFEALGVSEEVVNEYFTGTVTRIGGVTLKEIEAEARARHGEAFAPGQKTLCPGGDLKWRSDTTRSLEIPAFRGVSLLGDNSLNSAEYHLFNPENIYYLRESCRTGNYEMFKKFTANVASRSDVMKNIRSLLNMVTRSKPIPLESVEPVESIVKRFKTGAMSYGSISPEAHECIAIAMNRLRGKSNTGEGGEIPERWEKRENGDDASSAIKQVASARFGVSIAYLTNAVEIQIKMAQGAKPGEGGHLPGSKVYPWIARARNSTPGVDLISPPPHHDIYSIEDLAQLIHDLKNANRHARINVKLVSEAGIGTIAVGVAKGLADVILISGYDGGTGAAPRSSIRHTGLPWELGLAEAHQTLLLNNFRNRVTLEVDGKLLTGRDIVIAALLGAEEFGFATSVLVVLGCNMMRVCNLDTCPVGIATQNPELRRKFQGKPEHVENFMKFLAQEVREWMALLGVRNFNDLIGHAELLRVKHKIYTEKARTIDLSGLLFQPSSIESREERYFHFPQEHMLQRSLDKNTLLPLCFPALTRNAGSPEKITSHLHIDNTNRTIGSMLSGDITRAFGIDGLPEDTVHLTFDGSAGQSFGAFLAPGVTLELHGEANDHVGKGLSGGRIIVMPPEGANDDASPGYAEKEENVIIGNVALYGATSGEAWIRGVAGERFCVRNSGATAVVEGIGDHGCEYMTGGFVVVLGPTGRNFAAGMSGGVACVWDPKDQLKHRANLGLVSLTNLSDEDAELLKKILERHLTFTGSPKARTILEDMDRYRGEFVKVIPYAYRKALAAMEGARNAVPDVDAEAGAEVVAESGNVLETAAPVSEMTRD, from the coding sequence ATGAAGCAAAAATTAACGCAAAATTCAGAAGAAAAAAACTATGGATCGCCGAGACATCCGGCAACTGGTCTGCCGCCCGCTCAGGGGCTTTACGACCCGAGGTTCGAGCGTGACGCCTGCGGGATTGGGATGCTGGTGAACATTAAAGGCAAAAAATCCCACGCGCTGGTTCGGGACGCCCTGAAGGTCCTGATTAACCTCACCCACAGAGCCGGCGCGGGGGCGGATCCTGCCGTGGGCGACGGCGCGGGGCTCCTCATGCAGATTCCCCACCGTTTTCTCCGGCGCGTCTGCGCCAGTCAGGGGCTGGAGCTTCCAGAAGAAGGCGGGTACGGCGTGGCGATGATGTTCGCCTCTCCGGACCAGGGCCGCCGGGACAGAACCCTTGCCATATTCGAGACAATCGTGCGCTCGGAGGGGCTGGAGATGATCGGCCTTCGTCCGGTTCCCACCTATCCGGAAGCCGTGGGACAGCTGGCCCGGGACATCTGTCCCGCCATCATTCAGGCGTTTATTCGCAGGCCGGAGTCCATGAGCCGGGACGATTTCGAGCGCAAACTGTACGTCATTTCGAAACTGGCCCTCGCTCAGATACGAAATGTAAAATATATCAGTTCGGATCCTTATTTCTACCTCTCCAGCATCTCCTCGCGCACCGTCGTTTATAAGGGAATGCTGGTGCCCGATCAGATCAGCCTCTTTTACACGGACCTTCGTGACGAGGACGTGGAGTCCGCCATAGCGCTGGTTCACTCCCGTTACTCCACCAACACCTTTCCAAGCTGGGAAAGAGCCCATCCCATCCGGTATCTCATCCACAACGGAGAGATCAACACCATTCGGGGCAACGTCAACTGGGTGAAGGCCCGGGAGTCTCTGATGAAGTCGGAAAAATACGGGGAGGACTACGAAAAAATTCTGCCCATTATCAACGAGGACGGCAGCGACTCCGCCATGCTGGACGACTTTCTCCAGTTCATGAAAAACGCCGGCTACAGCCTGCCTCACGCTCTGATGATGGCGATTCCGGAGCCCTGGGAGAAGGACGACTTTATGGACGCCGACAGGAAGGCTTTTTACGAGTATTGCAGCTGCCTCATGGAGCCCTGGGACGGCCCGGCGGCCATTGCATTCACCGACGGGGTCGTGGCCGGCGCGCGCCTGGACCGGAACGGACTGCGCCCTTCCCGGTATTATGTCACCAAAAACGACATGCTGATCCTTTCCAGCGAGGTGGGGGTCCTTCCGATTCCGGAGGAGGACATTCTGAAAAAGAACCGCCTCTGTCCGGGGAAAATGCTTCTGATCGACACGGAGGAAGGCCGCATCATCGAAGACGACGAAATCAAGTCCCGGGTGGCGACCGAGCGGCCCTACAGAAAATGGGTGGAGGACAACGTTCTGGAACTGGAAAATCTTCCCCTGGCGTCGGGCGCCGGTCAGCGGTGGCGGGACGTCATCCAGAGCAAGCGCTCCGCCAACTCTCCCATCCCCGGGGAGAAGGCCCTGCTGAAGCAGTTCGTGGGCCTGGAGTCCCTGTTTGTCCACACGGAAAACGCGGAGCCGCTCCCCTTCGATCTGGTCGAGTCGGAAAAAATTTTCGGCTACACCTGGGAGGACCTGAACCTCACACTGAGGCCCATGAGCGAAAAAGGCGAGGAACCCATCTCGGCCATGGGGGTCGACGCGCCTCTGGCCATCCTCTCCGAGCGGCCTCAGCTCCTTTACAACTATTTCAAGCAGATGTTCGCGCAGGTCACGAATCCCCCGCTGGACGCGCTCCGAGAGGCCAACGTCACATCCTCCGGCGTGCAGTTCGGCAGCGAGGGAAACCTGCTGGACCCCGGGCCGGAAAACTGCCGCATGATCCGCGCCGCAACGCCGATCCTTTCCGACGACGAGCTCCTGAAGCTTCGCAATATCGACGAAAAGGGCTTCCGAAGCGTGACTCTGCCCATGCTCTTCAGCGCCCGGGCGCAGGGCGGTCTTAAAAAGGCGCTGGACGATCTTTTCTTCGCCGCCGACATCGCGGTGGAGAGCGGCTACAACATCCTGATCCTCTCCGACCAGGGGGCGGATGAAAACAGAATTCCCATTCCCTCGCTGCTGGCCGGAGCTGGTCTGCATCATCATCTGATACGCAACAAAACCCGACCCTCCGTGAGCATCGTTCTGGAGTCCGGAGAACCCAGAGAAACGCACCATTTTGCGGCGTTGGTCGGATACGGCGTGGACGCGGTGAACCCCTGGCTGGCATACCGGGTGGTGGAGGACATGAGCGCGGACCCGGAAATGGCGCTTCGGAACTATCGGGACGCCCTCACGAAGGGTATCGTCAAAACGGCGTCGAAGATGGGCATTTCCACCGTCCGCAGTTACCACGGAGCGCAGATTTTCGAGGCCCTCGGGGTCAGCGAGGAGGTGGTGAACGAGTATTTCACCGGGACGGTCACCCGTATCGGAGGCGTCACCCTGAAGGAAATCGAGGCCGAGGCCAGAGCCAGGCACGGGGAGGCCTTTGCCCCGGGACAGAAAACGCTCTGTCCGGGCGGCGATCTGAAATGGCGCAGTGACACCACCCGCAGCCTCGAAATTCCGGCCTTTCGAGGGGTTTCCCTGTTGGGAGACAACTCCCTGAACTCGGCGGAATACCACCTTTTCAACCCCGAAAACATTTATTACCTTCGGGAATCCTGCCGGACTGGCAACTATGAAATGTTCAAAAAATTTACCGCCAACGTCGCCAGCCGTTCGGACGTCATGAAAAATATTCGCAGTCTGCTGAACATGGTGACCCGAAGCAAGCCGATCCCGCTGGAGTCGGTGGAGCCGGTGGAGAGCATCGTCAAACGGTTCAAAACGGGGGCCATGTCCTACGGCTCCATCAGCCCGGAGGCCCACGAGTGCATCGCCATCGCCATGAACCGGCTGCGGGGGAAGAGCAACACGGGCGAGGGTGGAGAAATTCCGGAACGATGGGAAAAGCGTGAAAACGGCGACGACGCGTCCAGCGCCATCAAGCAGGTGGCCTCGGCCCGCTTCGGCGTCAGCATCGCCTACCTCACCAACGCCGTGGAGATTCAGATCAAAATGGCTCAGGGGGCCAAGCCGGGCGAGGGCGGTCATCTGCCGGGCAGCAAGGTGTATCCCTGGATCGCCAGAGCGCGGAACTCCACGCCGGGGGTGGACCTGATCTCCCCTCCGCCTCACCACGACATCTATTCCATCGAGGATCTGGCGCAGCTGATTCACGATCTGAAGAACGCCAACCGGCACGCCCGAATCAACGTCAAGCTCGTTTCCGAGGCGGGAATAGGCACCATCGCGGTGGGAGTCGCCAAGGGGCTGGCCGACGTCATCCTGATCAGCGGCTACGACGGCGGAACCGGCGCCGCCCCCCGAAGCAGCATTCGTCATACCGGACTCCCCTGGGAGCTGGGGCTTGCCGAGGCCCATCAGACCCTGCTGCTGAACAATTTCCGCAACAGAGTCACCCTGGAGGTGGACGGGAAACTGCTCACGGGACGGGACATCGTCATCGCGGCTCTGCTGGGGGCGGAGGAGTTCGGGTTCGCCACCTCCGTTCTGGTCGTCCTGGGGTGCAACATGATGCGGGTCTGCAATCTGGACACCTGCCCCGTGGGCATCGCCACCCAGAATCCGGAGCTTCGGAGGAAATTTCAGGGTAAGCCCGAGCACGTGGAGAATTTTATGAAATTTCTGGCGCAGGAGGTTCGCGAGTGGATGGCGCTCCTTGGCGTGCGCAACTTCAACGACCTGATCGGCCACGCGGAACTGCTGCGGGTCAAACACAAAATCTACACCGAAAAGGCCAGAACCATCGACCTGTCCGGACTTCTTTTCCAGCCCTCGTCCATCGAGAGCCGGGAAGAGCGTTACTTCCACTTTCCGCAGGAACACATGCTCCAGAGGTCTCTGGACAAAAACACGCTCCTGCCTCTGTGTTTCCCGGCCCTCACCCGAAACGCGGGAAGTCCGGAGAAAATCACCTCTCACCTCCACATCGACAACACGAACCGGACCATTGGCAGCATGCTTTCCGGCGACATCACCCGGGCTTTTGGAATCGACGGGCTGCCGGAGGATACGGTGCACCTGACCTTTGACGGCTCGGCGGGGCAGAGCTTTGGGGCCTTCCTCGCGCCGGGGGTGACTCTGGAGCTTCACGGCGAGGCCAATGACCACGTGGGAAAGGGCCTGTCGGGAGGGCGGATTATTGTCATGCCGCCGGAAGGGGCCAACGACGACGCTTCGCCCGGTTACGCGGAGAAGGAAGAAAACGTCATCATCGGCAACGTCGCCCTGTACGGCGCGACTTCCGGAGAAGCTTGGATTCGAGGCGTGGCCGGGGAGCGGTTCTGTGTCAGGAACAGCGGAGCCACCGCCGTTGTGGAGGGAATTGGAGACCACGGCTGCGAGTATATGACCGGCGGGTTCGTCGTCGTCCTCGGGCCCACGGGCAGGAACTTCGCCGCGGGCATGTCCGGGGGCGTGGCCTGCGTCTGGGACCCCAAAGACCAGCTGAAGCACCGGGCCAACCTGGGTCTCGTCAGCCTGACGAACCTCAGCGATGAGGACGCGGAGCTTCTAAAAAAGATTCTCGAACGCCACCTGACCTTTACCGGCAGTCCCAAGGCCCGAACGATTCTGGAGGACATGGACCGGTATCGCGGCGAGTTCGTCAAGGTCATCCCCTACGCCTACCGCAAAGCCCTGGCGGCGATGGAAGGCGCCAGAAACGCGGTTCCCGACGTGGACGCCGAAGCCGGAGCGGAGGTCGTCGCGGAAAGCGGAAACGTACTGGAAACGGCCGCGCCCGTCTCGGAGATGACCCGGGACTGA
- a CDS encoding P-II family nitrogen regulator yields MSKVEIYANPTKLEALKEALNGIGITGLTVNPVSGCGAQKGKTEFYRGARVEMTLLPKVRVETVVCKVPVQTVINAAKSVLYTGSVGDGKIFVYDVENVIRISTGEEGYDALQYDYDRAQEQNS; encoded by the coding sequence ATGAGCAAGGTGGAAATTTACGCGAACCCGACGAAGCTGGAGGCCCTGAAGGAGGCTCTGAACGGGATCGGCATCACGGGCCTGACGGTGAATCCGGTCAGCGGCTGCGGCGCTCAGAAGGGAAAAACCGAGTTCTATCGGGGCGCCAGGGTAGAAATGACGCTTCTGCCAAAGGTTCGAGTGGAAACGGTGGTCTGCAAGGTTCCGGTTCAGACCGTCATAAACGCAGCGAAATCCGTGCTTTACACCGGATCGGTTGGAGACGGGAAAATCTTCGTCTACGACGTGGAAAACGTAATCCGGATCAGCACCGGCGAGGAGGGCTACGACGCTTTACAGTACGACTACGACCGAGCTCAGGAACAAAACTCATAA
- a CDS encoding UPF0175 family protein: MINVLLNIQLPDMSGVSELDLKVALGAKLYETERLSLGQAADAAGLSKRAFAELLGHYGVSLFSQNAEALREDIASA; encoded by the coding sequence ATGATAAACGTCCTGTTGAACATACAGTTGCCCGATATGTCCGGCGTAAGCGAATTGGATTTGAAAGTCGCGCTGGGGGCAAAGCTGTACGAAACCGAACGGCTTTCTCTGGGACAGGCGGCGGATGCCGCCGGTTTGTCAAAACGTGCTTTTGCCGAATTGCTGGGGCATTATGGCGTTTCTTTGTTCTCCCAAAACGCGGAGGCATTGCGGGAGGATATAGCGAGTGCCTGA
- a CDS encoding thiamine pyrophosphate-binding protein, whose translation MKKLLSEQIVDYLERRGVEHVFGLTGHTVIAMLVALGKSKKIRYISVRHEEIAAFAADGYARVKKKAGVVITHLGPGILNAVTGVANAAFDSIPMVVLSGDVPSYYYGRHPHQEVNMHCDGAQYDVYKPFVKRAWRLDDPESLPAILDKAFRMAESGRPGPVLISIPMDMFSRAIDTDLFERTYMDSPRTIRPALDPETAKVIAERLIAAERPVLHAGGGILLAEASEELRELAEFLDIPVSRTLMGHGCLSDAHPLMLGQTGFWGFELTHRMTTGADVILALGTRFAEADSSSWYPGVTFDQTKTRFLQIDIDPTEIGRNYPVEIGAVADLRSALRQILTEAKRLLPEGRKKPELRKEIADFKAKFRVENKAICEDGRFPMTPQRILHDVKAILPENGMIVTDVGWNKNGMAQQYDITVPGTIHHSSGLATMGFGAAALLGVKLAAPDRKVITLVGDGGFGTNPSVIATAVEQNIPVVWVVMNNSAFGTIAGLMNSSYGTKFSTVFTTPDGKSYSPDWAAVARGYGIKALRIETADAFAPAFKAALDSDEPWLLDVPMENIAVPTPGCWNINDIYNPSDLVSEGKLIKKENGRYIAPGHGQSHRA comes from the coding sequence ATGAAAAAACTGCTTTCTGAACAGATCGTCGATTACCTCGAAAGACGGGGCGTAGAGCATGTATTCGGGCTGACCGGACACACGGTGATCGCGATGCTCGTTGCGCTGGGTAAAAGCAAAAAGATCCGGTATATTTCGGTCCGTCACGAGGAAATTGCGGCTTTCGCGGCGGATGGATACGCTCGCGTAAAAAAGAAGGCCGGAGTTGTCATCACCCATCTGGGTCCCGGCATCCTCAACGCCGTCACCGGCGTGGCCAATGCCGCGTTTGACAGCATTCCCATGGTGGTTCTGTCCGGAGATGTTCCCAGTTATTACTACGGCCGCCATCCGCACCAGGAGGTCAACATGCATTGCGACGGGGCCCAGTACGACGTATATAAACCCTTCGTCAAGCGCGCCTGGCGTTTGGACGATCCGGAATCTCTTCCCGCCATTCTGGACAAGGCCTTTCGTATGGCCGAAAGCGGCAGGCCAGGACCTGTACTCATCTCGATTCCGATGGATATGTTTTCACGGGCAATCGACACCGACCTGTTTGAGCGGACTTATATGGACAGCCCCCGTACAATCCGGCCCGCCCTCGACCCGGAAACCGCGAAAGTCATCGCCGAAAGGCTGATCGCCGCGGAACGCCCCGTCCTCCACGCCGGCGGCGGTATTCTTCTCGCGGAGGCCTCCGAAGAACTGAGAGAACTGGCTGAATTCCTCGACATTCCCGTTTCCCGCACGCTCATGGGGCATGGCTGCCTGTCCGACGCGCATCCGCTCATGCTGGGACAGACGGGGTTCTGGGGATTCGAACTGACCCACAGAATGACCACCGGCGCGGACGTCATTCTCGCGCTGGGAACCCGTTTCGCCGAGGCTGACAGCTCAAGCTGGTACCCGGGCGTCACCTTTGACCAGACGAAAACCCGATTCCTCCAGATCGACATCGACCCCACGGAAATCGGACGGAACTATCCCGTCGAAATCGGAGCCGTCGCCGACCTCAGGTCAGCGCTTCGACAAATTCTCACAGAAGCGAAACGCCTCCTGCCCGAGGGCAGAAAAAAGCCGGAACTTCGAAAAGAAATCGCCGATTTCAAGGCAAAATTCCGGGTGGAAAACAAAGCGATATGCGAAGACGGACGTTTTCCCATGACACCGCAGCGCATTCTGCACGATGTAAAGGCCATTCTGCCGGAAAACGGAATGATCGTCACCGACGTGGGCTGGAACAAAAACGGCATGGCCCAGCAGTACGACATTACCGTTCCGGGGACCATTCACCACAGCTCCGGCCTTGCCACGATGGGGTTCGGCGCGGCCGCACTCCTGGGCGTTAAACTGGCCGCCCCCGACAGAAAAGTCATCACCCTCGTTGGCGACGGCGGTTTTGGAACAAACCCGTCCGTCATCGCCACGGCTGTGGAGCAAAATATCCCTGTGGTATGGGTGGTCATGAACAACAGCGCCTTTGGAACCATTGCAGGGCTGATGAATTCCAGCTACGGCACAAAGTTCAGCACCGTATTCACAACGCCCGACGGAAAATCCTACTCTCCCGACTGGGCCGCCGTGGCGCGCGGATATGGCATAAAAGCCCTGCGTATCGAAACCGCGGACGCCTTCGCCCCTGCATTTAAAGCCGCGCTGGACAGCGACGAACCCTGGCTGCTGGACGTCCCCATGGAGAACATCGCCGTTCCCACCCCCGGATGCTGGAACATCAACGACATTTACAACCCCAGCGACCTGGTGAGCGAAGGCAAACTCATCAAAAAAGAAAACGGCAGATATATCGCCCCCGGACACGGACAGTCCCACCGGGCGTGA
- a CDS encoding sugar phosphate isomerase/epimerase codes for MTRRYSLAQLTVLQWSPPEMIYNARLIGYDAVGIRPISQGVKGEYDFDLAKNPELFKLTEQALKETGMKINDIELARIAEGIDVGRYESAFEAAARLGVKDVISSIWTDKKDFYLEQFGKLCDLAGQYGIFVNLEFVTWAAVSTLKGVRDVLSAVKKPNAAIFVDTLHFYRSRVSLSELENCPKNLFRFMHICDGPKEIPDPSSPGYKDELIRVGRDARDYVGEGAIDIAGIVKKLPENVLFSIELPHLEKVSKLGAVEHARRCLVTAKAYMKKHGIE; via the coding sequence ATGACACGCAGATATTCTCTTGCGCAGCTCACGGTTTTACAGTGGTCCCCTCCCGAGATGATTTACAACGCCCGCCTGATCGGCTACGACGCGGTCGGTATCCGTCCGATCAGCCAAGGCGTCAAAGGGGAATACGATTTCGACCTGGCGAAAAACCCGGAACTTTTCAAACTGACAGAACAGGCCCTGAAGGAAACGGGCATGAAGATTAACGACATTGAGCTGGCCAGAATCGCCGAGGGCATCGACGTCGGGCGCTACGAAAGCGCTTTCGAAGCGGCGGCCAGGCTCGGCGTCAAAGACGTTATCAGCAGCATTTGGACCGACAAAAAAGATTTTTATCTGGAGCAATTCGGAAAACTCTGTGACCTGGCGGGACAGTACGGCATTTTTGTCAATCTGGAGTTCGTCACCTGGGCCGCCGTCAGCACGCTGAAGGGCGTCCGCGACGTTTTGAGCGCCGTAAAAAAGCCCAACGCGGCGATTTTCGTGGACACTCTTCATTTTTACCGTTCCCGCGTTTCTTTGTCGGAGCTGGAAAACTGCCCGAAAAACCTTTTCCGCTTCATGCACATCTGCGACGGCCCCAAAGAAATACCGGATCCATCGAGCCCCGGATATAAAGATGAACTGATCCGCGTTGGACGCGACGCCCGCGACTACGTCGGCGAAGGAGCCATCGACATCGCCGGAATTGTGAAGAAACTTCCCGAAAATGTTCTTTTTTCCATCGAATTACCTCATCTTGAAAAAGTTTCGAAATTGGGCGCCGTCGAACATGCGCGACGCTGCCTTGTCACGGCAAAGGCTTACATGAAAAAGCACGGAATCGAATAA
- a CDS encoding aldehyde dehydrogenase family protein produces the protein MAKEIIPEDLKMLEELVERARKAQAIIENYTQERVDRMCQAVAWAAGNPRDFERVCHMGVDESGSGDRAGRYGKRHKILGVLRDALRQKSVGIVEINPEKGLVRYAKPAGLIVSLIPMTNPELTPIVTAIYTLKARDVAIFSPHPRTKKTTFEVVRLMREALKAIGEPEDFLQCITDPNMAVVNQIMKMGDLIMATGGPAMTKAAHSSGKPAYCSGAGNATMIFDETTDVEIAARNTRISKTSDFGSGCSADGNLVIYGGLYDKMVAALKNEGGYLATPEERSKLEKVMWDEEGHRRVETVAVSPQKLAQAAGFTIPDDRKFVMVEGTGIGKEYKFSGEKLTTLLALYRYEGEFENALKMMDEIYKVGGRGHSCGIYSHDDAHINRLALRAPVTRIMVRQPQSKANAGSAENGMPMTSSMGCGIWGGNQVSDNIGLKYYMQSTFVAHPILRDQPEESTLFGEFYDASITRS, from the coding sequence ATGGCAAAGGAAATAATACCTGAAGATTTGAAAATGCTTGAAGAGCTTGTGGAACGCGCACGAAAGGCACAGGCGATTATCGAAAATTACACTCAGGAAAGGGTGGACCGCATGTGCCAGGCGGTGGCCTGGGCAGCGGGAAATCCTCGGGATTTCGAGCGGGTCTGCCACATGGGAGTCGATGAAAGCGGTTCCGGCGACCGCGCCGGGCGCTACGGCAAGCGACACAAGATTCTGGGAGTGCTGCGCGACGCTCTGCGTCAGAAAAGCGTGGGAATTGTGGAGATCAACCCCGAAAAAGGGCTCGTTCGTTACGCGAAACCGGCGGGGCTCATCGTTTCGTTGATTCCCATGACCAACCCCGAACTCACGCCCATCGTCACCGCGATTTATACGCTGAAGGCCCGCGACGTCGCCATTTTCTCCCCTCATCCCCGCACGAAGAAAACGACCTTCGAGGTTGTTCGCCTGATGCGGGAGGCGCTGAAGGCCATCGGTGAGCCCGAGGATTTTCTGCAGTGCATCACGGACCCCAACATGGCGGTGGTGAACCAGATCATGAAAATGGGAGACCTCATTATGGCCACGGGCGGCCCTGCCATGACGAAGGCCGCGCACAGTTCCGGAAAACCCGCCTATTGTTCCGGAGCCGGCAACGCCACCATGATCTTCGACGAAACCACCGACGTGGAGATCGCGGCGCGGAACACGCGGATCAGCAAAACCTCCGACTTCGGCTCCGGTTGCTCCGCCGACGGCAACCTCGTCATTTACGGCGGACTCTACGACAAAATGGTGGCGGCCCTTAAAAATGAGGGCGGATATCTGGCGACACCCGAAGAACGGTCGAAGCTGGAAAAGGTCATGTGGGACGAAGAAGGTCACCGCCGTGTGGAGACGGTAGCCGTTTCCCCGCAGAAACTCGCTCAGGCTGCCGGATTTACGATTCCGGATGACCGAAAATTCGTCATGGTGGAAGGGACCGGAATCGGTAAAGAATACAAATTCAGCGGAGAAAAACTGACCACCCTGCTGGCTTTGTATCGTTACGAAGGAGAATTCGAAAACGCTCTGAAAATGATGGACGAAATTTACAAAGTCGGCGGGCGTGGGCACTCCTGCGGGATTTACAGCCACGACGACGCTCATATTAACCGTCTGGCTCTGCGCGCCCCCGTCACCCGCATCATGGTGCGTCAGCCTCAGTCCAAGGCCAACGCCGGCAGCGCGGAGAACGGAATGCCCATGACCTCCAGCATGGGGTGCGGCATCTGGGGCGGCAATCAGGTTTCGGACAACATCGGGCTGAAATATTACATGCAGAGCACCTTCGTGGCCCACCCGATTCTGAGGGACCAGCCGGAAGAATCCACTCTGTTCGGCGAATTCTACGACGCGTCGATCACCCGCTCGTGA
- a CDS encoding TRAP transporter small permease: MKLLKWLDNYFEEIILVVLLVIINFVMLAQIIARYFLNDSMSWPEEFCRYCYVWTVFLSISYTIQKGSMLRVGVVMDLFPAKIQNTVKILCNFIVLALFCVLFTHSVTIVGRIKNVTREISSAMRIPMWTIYMSTMIGFGLSVLRTVQALVENFRHFNDKAETTIEATLKEAQAETMLASQDDMAFRQNITGGGAA; encoded by the coding sequence GTGAAACTTCTCAAATGGTTGGACAACTACTTTGAAGAAATAATTTTAGTTGTTTTGCTCGTCATCATAAACTTCGTCATGTTAGCCCAAATTATCGCGCGGTACTTTTTGAACGATTCCATGTCATGGCCTGAAGAATTTTGTCGATACTGCTACGTATGGACGGTGTTTCTCTCTATAAGCTATACGATTCAAAAGGGAAGTATGCTGCGCGTCGGCGTCGTGATGGATTTGTTCCCGGCAAAAATCCAGAACACGGTAAAAATTTTGTGCAATTTCATCGTTCTGGCCTTGTTCTGCGTTTTGTTCACTCACTCGGTTACCATCGTTGGACGCATCAAAAACGTGACCCGCGAAATATCGTCCGCTATGCGCATTCCCATGTGGACGATTTATATGTCCACCATGATCGGATTTGGACTCTCGGTTTTACGGACAGTTCAAGCTCTTGTCGAAAATTTCCGTCATTTCAACGACAAGGCGGAAACCACCATTGAGGCGACGCTGAAGGAAGCGCAGGCCGAAACAATGCTGGCATCTCAGGACGACATGGCCTTTCGGCAAAACATCACGGGCGGAGGTGCGGCGTAA